The nucleotide sequence CCAGCTCGCGATGACCGTCCTGATGACCCCGGACATGGCCAACTTCTCCGGCAACGTGCACGGCGGGTCGATCCTCAAGCTGCTCGATCAGGTCGCGTTCAGCTGCGCGAGCCGCTGGGCCCAGACCTACGTCGTGACGCTGTCGGTGGACCGGGTCCGCTTCCGCGAGCCGATCTACATCGGGGAGCTGGTGACGTTCCAGGCCTCGGTCAACCACACCGGCCGCAGCTCGATGGAGGTCGGGATCCGGGTGGCCACCGAGAACATCACCGAGCACACCCGGCGGCACGCGATCAGCTGCTACTTCACGATGGTCGCGATGGACGAGGACCGCCGCCCGGTGCCGGTACCGGAGCTGGTCCCCGGCACCGACGAGGAGCGTCGGCGCTGGAGCGACGCCCGGGCCCGGCGCGACCGGCGCCGATCGGCGGGCTGAACCGGCCCCTGCCCACCGCCCCCGGACACGGCAGTGCCCCCGTCGACCGGC is from Pseudonocardia autotrophica and encodes:
- a CDS encoding acyl-CoA thioesterase, encoding MNAPGEPPRHQLAMTVLMTPDMANFSGNVHGGSILKLLDQVAFSCASRWAQTYVVTLSVDRVRFREPIYIGELVTFQASVNHTGRSSMEVGIRVATENITEHTRRHAISCYFTMVAMDEDRRPVPVPELVPGTDEERRRWSDARARRDRRRSAG